Part of the Streptomyces sp. NBC_01353 genome, TTACTGGCGCCATGTCTTCGGCCGGCGCCTGACCGGCGAGGCCGCCGTCACCGTGCCCGATCTCCGGGGCGTCGTGGCCGCGGTCGCGGCGGGGGCCGGTTTCAGCGTGCTGCCGCACTATCTGTGCCGTGCGGAGCTCGACGCGGGCCGGCTCGTGGCGCTGCTGGAACCGGAGGACCCGCCCATCAACACCGCCTACCTGGTCCAGCGGCCCGGCACCCCCGAGAACCCGCACGTGACGCTCGTACGCGATCGCCTGCTGGCCGCCGCCCGCGACTGGTGACGCGCCTCCTTACTCTGCGGTAACGTCACCGGTCGTCGACCGGAGGTGCCGGTCGCGGACAAGGGGCGGACCGGATGAACGTCGGTGACATCGTCGAGGACTTCACTCTCCCGGACGAGACGGGGGCACCCCGCTCGCTGGTCGACCTCCTCGCGGACGGGCCGGTCGTCCTGTTCTTCTATCCGGCGGCCCTCACCGCCGGCTGCACCGCCGAGGCCTGCCACTTCCGGGATCTGGCCGGCGAGTTCCGGGCGGCGGGTGCGCGCCCGGTCGGTATCAGCTCCGACGTCGTGGAGCGGCAGCAGGAGTTCGCCGAGCGCCACTCGCTCGGCTACCCGCTGCTGTCCGACCCCGAGGGCGCGATCCGCGACCGGTTCGGGGTGACGCGCGGCTTCTCGCTTGCACCGACGAAGCGGGTCACGTTCGTCATAGACGAGGACCGCCGGATCCTGGAGGTGGTCCGCAGCGAGCTGCGGATGAGCGCCCACGCCGACCGCGCGCTGGCGGCGCTGAAGACCCGCACGGCCTGACGGGCAGGGAGCCGGACCCGATGTCCGGTCGCGCCGCTCGACATGCGAACCGGCAGGGGTTGGACAACACTCACTCGTACGCGCGGTCGACTTCCGGCCGCGGCCGGAACGGAGTGTAGGCATGGACGACTACCCCCTCCTCAACGTCTTCTGGACCATGCTCTGGTTCTTCATCTGGATCATGTGGCTGTTCCTGCTGTTCAAGGTCATCACGGACATCTTCCGGGACCACGACATGAATGGCTGGGCCAAGGCAGGATGGCTGATCCTGTGCATCCTGGTCCCCTACCTCGGCGTGCTGATCTACGTGATCGCCCGTGGCAAGAGCATGAGCGAGCGGGACGTCAAGCAGGCCCGCGAGAGCGAGGCCGCGTTCCAGTCGTACATCCGTAAGACGGCGGGGACGGCCTCCGGTGGCAGCCACGCCGATGAACTGGCACGGCTCGCCGAGCTGAAGGAGAAGGGCGCCATCACGAACGAGGAGTTCGAGAAGGCGAAGGCCAAGGTCCTGTCCTGACAGATGACAACACGGAAGCGTCCACCGCCGCGCTCTCCCGCTCGCTGCTGCGGGAGGCGCGCGCCGAACCGGGACGGCTGCCGGAGCTTCTGGCGGGGTACGCCCTACGGCACATGGGCCCGCGGGCGGGGCGACGCGCGGAGCGGCTGCGCACTGAGCATCCGCAGGCCACCCCCGCCGAGCTCCGCGCCATGGCCGCGGAGCGGGGTCGGCGCGCGGTCACGGCCGAAGGGTCGTTCGTGGGCGGGCCGTTCATCGTCCTCGTGCCCTTCGCGTTCTGCGGGGCGATGCTGCTCCAGGCGCGGACGATCCTCGAACTGGCGGGCCTCGAAGGCCGGGACACCACCGCTCCCGAGCGCGCCGCCGAACTGCTTGTCCTGCAAGGGGTGTACGAGGACACCGCTGCGGCGCGCGCCGCCCTGCGCGCCCGCCCGACAGCACACGACAGCAGTCGTCCCCGGCCCGGCAGAATCGCCGCCCTCCGGGACCTGGTCATGCGGATGGCCCGCCTCCTCGGCCTCATCACGCCCGACGACGACCGGAGCCGACTCGCCCGCGTCGGCCAGTGGGCTCTCCTCGGCGTGGTCTTTCTGATCGGACTCGTGGCGCCGCTGGTTTGGATGCCCTATCTGGCGGTCTCGTTCTACCGGGCCACCACCCAGGTGACGGACCGGGCGACACTCTTCTACGTCGGCAGCCGCGACACGCGTACGCCACGTCCCGCCCGCCTCCGGCCGGAGATGGTGGCCGCCGGACTGCGCGCGTTGGCGTCGATCCTGGTACCGACGGTGAGTGTGGCTCTGGTCCTCTTCACGGACATGGAGCTCGGGGGCGCGCGGTGGCCTCTGATCGTGCTGCTGTTGATCGTTTCCCCTGTGGTCGTGGGCGGCCTCTGGCTGTGGCGCCGCCACTCCTCGGCCCACCGCGAGGACCCTTAATAGGTGTCCAAGATGCTTGTTTGATACTTTCATGGCGTGCGGCTGACGAAATTCACCGACCTGGCGCTTCGTGCCGTGATGCGCCTGGCGGTCCCCGGAGCTCCCGGGCAGGACCCTTCCGCCACCACCCGCGAGGTTGCGGAGGTGATGGCGGTGCCCTATGCCCATATGGCGAAGGTGGTCACGCGACTCCAGCACCTCGGGGTCGTGGAGGCCCGGCGCGGTCGCGGCGGCGGTCTCGCCCTGACCGAAACCGGTCGGCGCGCCTCGGTCGGCTGGCTGGTGCGGATGCTCGAGGGCGAGGAGGAGGTCGTCGCCTGCGAGGGTGACACCCCCTGCCCGCTGCGCGCGGCCTGCCGCCTGCGCGGGGCTCTCCGCGAGGCGCAGGAGGCGTTCTACCGCACACTCGATCCGCTGACCGTCGCGGATCTGGTCGAGTCCCCCACCGGCCCGGTGCTCGTCTCGCTGAGCGCGCGCCACACCGACTGACGCCTTCCCCTCCCCCAGCCCATCTCCGCACCCGTCGCAGCTTTAAATACGTAGATCATCTACCACTATAGGAGTGTCGATGCTGTCCGAGCAGGCCGTCCCGATCGTCCGAGCCACCCTCCCCGTCGTCGGAGCCTCGCTCGGCGACATCACCGATCGCTTCTACGCCGGGATGTTCGCGGCCCGCCCCGAACTCCTGCGGGATCTGTTCAACCGCGGCAACCAGGCCAGCGGCGACCAGCGGCGCGCTCTGGCCGGCTCGATAGCCGGGTTCGCCGGGGCGCTCCTGGACAGCCCGGACACCCGGCCGGACGTCATGCTCTCCCGTATCGCGCACAAGCACGCCTCGCTGGGTGTCACGTCCGAGCAGTACAAGGTCGTCCACGAGCATCTCTTCGCCGCGATCGTCGAAGTGCTCGGCGAGACCGTGACCCCCGAGGTCGCGCGGGCATGGGACGAGGTCTACTGGCTGATGGCGAATGCCCTCATCGCCCTGGAGGCCCGTCTCTACGAGGAGACGGGTGCCGCGGAGGGCGGGGTCCGTCGGCCGATGGAGATCGTCGAGCGGCACCGGGAGACGGCCGACACCGTGTCCTTCGCCCTGCGGCACTCCGACGGGCGGCCGACGGAGCCGTTCCGGCCGGGGCAGTACGTGAGCGTACGGGTCGAACTGCCCGACGGTGCCCGGCAGATCCGCCAGTACAGCCTCTCCGCCGCGCCCGGTCTCCCGCACTGGCGGATCACCGTGAAGCGCGTCAAGGGCGACCCGGCGGGCGAGGTGTCGACCTGGCTGCACGCGCACGCGCGCGTGGGCGACACGGTCGAGGTGTCCGCGCCGTTCGGTGATCTCGTCCTGCCCGAGGGCGACGGCCCGCTGCTCCTCGCCTCCGCGGGGATCGGCAGCACGCCGATGCTGGCCATGCTCGGCCACCTCGCCGCCACCGGCTCGCACCGCGATGTCACCGTCGTCCACGCCGACCGGTCCCCCGCGGACCATGCGCACCGCGAGGAGCTGCGGACGCTGGTCGACGCGCTGCCGCAGGGCTCCCTCCACCTCTGGTACGAGGAGCCGGGCGACGCCACCGACGCCCGCCCCGGCGGCGCGGACGTCACCACGCTCGACGTACCCCCCGACGTGACGGCGTACCTCTGTGGCCCCCTGCCGTTCATGCGGCAGGTACGCGGCGACCTGCTGTCCGGCGGGGTCGCCGCGGCGGCCGTGCATTACGAGGTCTTCGGCCCGGACCTGTGGCTGGGCGCCTAGGGCCTCTCGTTTGGATCTTGCCGGGCTCGCGTGCCCTGGTGCCGCACCTCGCCGCGTTGTCGTCGGTCGGCATGGCTCCGCCATGCCTCCCTCCTCCGCCTTGCGATCCACGGCACCAGACCCCGCTCACTGATCCGGCCTGATCCAAACGAAAGACCCTAGGGGCGCACTCCGCGGGCCGGAGCTCCGAGGCCCGGCCGGCCCCGCGCCGTCGGCAGTGCGGAGCCGGCCGGGCGACCGGGCTCGGTTCAGCAGCTCATCGCCCAGGTGTGGGAGTCCCCGCGGTCGTTGGCGGCGCCGTTGTAGCCGACCTCCTGGCCGGGCGCCAGGCAGATCGTCATCGAGCCGCCCTGATGGGCGCTCTCGTACACCTTGACGTGGTCCTTGATTCCCGGGCCGGAGATGCCGTGGTTGGCCCAGGAGGAGTCGGTGTCGGCGATCCAGCTCTCCCACCAGCCGTCGTCGCCGCTCCAGTTGGCGCGCTGGCCGCCGAAGTCGGCCTCCTGCCAGACACAGAACTCGCCGCTCGGACATTCGGCCGCCTGGGCCGGCGCGGTCAGGGCGAGGCCGCCGGCGAGGGCGAGCAGAGCCGCGGCGGTGGTGGTCGGAATGCGCTTCATCAGGTGTGGGTGCCTTTCCCTGTGGTGGTACCTGCGGACAGTTCGGCTGCCCGCTGCAGCGCGCGGTCGCGCAACTGCCGGTAGGTGGTGAGCTGATCGGCGCGCAGGACACGCACCTCCGCCAGCTCGGCGGGCTCCAGCCGGGCGCGTACGTCGGCGAGTCCGCTCTCGCGCTCGCACCGGGCGGTGACGGCGGGGTCGGGGCGATCGGGGCGCGGGGCGCCGGGCGGGGCGGCGCACCGGTTCCAGCGCTCCAGTGCCGCTCGGTGGGCGGGGTCGTTCTTGATCCGGGCCTGGGCCTCGGCACGCAGGTTGTCGACGGTCACCTGGGCGCGGAACCAGCGGCTCTGGTCGCCGTAGAGGGTCTGGCGGGCGCCGGCCAGACAGCCGTCGGTGTGGGCGGTGACGGTGTGGCCGGTGGCGAGCTTGAGGGAGAGCTCGCGGGGGCCGGTCCCGAAGAGGGCAGCCTGGAGGCGACGGTCGGCCTCGGGGGTGCGCGGCTTGGCGGCGAGGGTGAGCCCCCGGGCGCCGAGGCAGCGGTCGACAAGGGTGCGCTCGACGGCCCTGAGGAGCTCGTCCTGAGCCTGGGGCGTCGGCGGGACGGTCGGTCCGGATGTGGCGGTGACGCAGCTCGTGAGGATCAACGCGGCGACCGCGGTCCCGACGGCGCGACGGATGTGCGCGGTCCTGCGGAGCATGGCGATCCCCCTCGCGAAGCACCTGGTCAGCGGGGAGTCATGGTGATCATCCCGGCCCGGAACGATCATTGCCCGGGTGGAAGCGGGCCATGCGGGAGGTCACTCGAAGGGGTCGAACGCGCCGGAGTGTGCGCCGCTCAGGAGCTGCCCGCGCCTACGGAAAGGTGTCCGAGGGATCTGAGAACGGCACGGCGAATCCGGGAACGGCAGGGCGTATCCGGGAACGACACAGCCCCGGTTGGACGGGGGATTCCAACCGGGGCCGTTTGCCGTGACGGGAAGAGCGGTCACCTCAAGGGGGGGACCTGGGGACCGGGGCCCTTCACTGTCACATATGCATGAACGATAAACCTTCATGCGGTGTTCCACGGTGTCCGAGGTGACCGCTGTGAGACACCTCACCCCGTTTTCGCCGATCTCTTGTCTCGCCCTACGGACGGTAGACCTCGCCGGGCTCGGCCTTGCCCGGCGCCAGCAGCTGCGGCACGGTCACGAACGTGAAGCCGCGCTTCTTCAGCTCGTCGATGATCCCGGGGACGGCGGGGACGGTCCCGTCGTAGATGTCGTGCAGCAGGATGATCCCGTCACCCTCGGCCCTGTCGAGTATGCGCTGCCGTATGAGCGCGGAATCGGTCGTGGAGTAGTCCTTGGCCGTGGCGCTCCACAGGATCTGCGCGAGACCGAGCTCGCGGCTCACATCGGACACCGTGCCGTCGGTGCGCCCCTGCGGCGGTCGCATCAGGGTGGGGCGGCGCCCGGTGATCTTCTCGATCGCGCCCTGGGTGCGGGAGAGCTCGTCACGCACCTCGTCGGCGTCCAGGTCGGTCAGGACGCGGTGCGTCCAGGTGTGATTGGCGACTTCGTGCCCTTCGTCGGCGATGCGCTTGACCACCTCGGGATAGCGGTCCACATGCTTCTTGCCGAGCAGGAAGAAGGTGGCCGGGACCTGCTTCTCCTTGAGGACGTCGAGAAGGTGCGGCGTGTCCTTCCCGGGGCCGGCGTCGAAGGTCAACGCGATGCACTTCACCTTGGCGCAGTCGACCGCTCCGCCCGCGCCCGGCTTGTCGTCCGAGCCGGCGGCCTCACCCCTGGCGTCACCCGGGGTGATCGGGTCGACCCCGCAGCCACTGAGCCCCAGCATCAGAGAGGCCGCCGCCAGAAGGGCGACGGCCGGTCCCCGGCGCTTCCCCGGTTTGGTTCGGAACATGCTGAAGGAACCCACTTCCCCGTCGACGACTCGGAAAAGCCACTCGCGCCTGGTCAGGGCGGCTGCGAGTGGCAACGTCGAGCAATCTACACACGGTGTATACATGCCATGCATAGGGGGGTGGGGCAGTGATCGGCACTTGGGACCGCCGAGGCACACCTGTGACCCCGGGGGGGCCGAACAGGGCACACGTCTACCCCGGGCGGCGCCCGTCCGCTCCGCCCGGGGCGTCCTGTGTGCCGGCGGGCCTCGCTTCCGGCGGACGTGTCAGGGTGCTTGGTCCGCGCTACCCGTCAGCGGGAGGCGAGCAGTAGCCGGGCCTCGGTCTCCTGGTCGCCGGAGACCGACTGCAGCGACTGGATGTCGAAGGTGGCGGCGAGCGTCTTCTCCATCTCGTCGACCGCGTGGTAACCGCCGGTGAGCAGCGCTCCGACCATCCCGTCCAGATGAACGGGGGTGGACTCCTCCCGGCGGCCGGCGGCCGTGTCGAAGGTGGCCATCCAGACGTTGGCCGCGGGTGCCGTGGCGGCCCGCGGTCCCGGCGCCGTCATGTCCTCGAGCTCGTAGTAATGGTCGAGGACGTCGAAGACAGCCTGGGCGTCCTCGCGGTTGCAGTCGCTCAGCTGCACCGTGACGTCGGTGTCGATGTGCGTCTCGTACACGTCGCTCATCTCCTCGCGGCCAGGCGGCCGGTCGATTCACGCTTCCAGCATCCCTCGCAGGCGGGCGTCCCGCGAGATCCGGACCGGTGTGCCCCCGGGGGTGGCAGAGCGCACCGGCGCCTTCGTTCCGGGAACATCGGGATTGAGGTGGCCCCTGAGCGGTTACCCGCGACGTGGGGGCTTCATCGGGAGGTTCCGTGAGCAGTCAGCCCGGCAGGGATCAGACGGAGGACGGCGGACTCTCCCGAGGCCGCCACGAGACGAAGGACGAGCGGGCGGACCGGCGGTGGGGCGAGCTGATGCAGGAGATCAGGGTCGCCCAGACGGGTGTGCAGATCCTCTTCGGCTTTCTGCTCACCGTCGTGTTCACCACTCGCTTCCCCGAGCTGCCAGCGACCGACCGGACGATCTACATCGTCACCGTGTCGCTGGGCGCGGCAGCGACGGGCGCCCTGATCGGACCGGTCTCCTTCCACCGGCTGGTGGCAGGGCGACGCATCAAGCCCCATGCCGTGGTCTGGGCCTCACGGCTGACGTTCATCGGGCTTCTGCTGCTGCTCGCGACGCTCGCGTCGGCGCTGCTGCTGATCCTGCGGGTGGCGACGGAGGACTCGTACGTGCCCTGGCTGGTCGGCGGACTGGTCGCCTGGTACCTGATCTGTTGGTACGTCCTGCCGCTGTGGGTGCGGAGACGCTACACGAACGTCAAGGGCAACAGCGAGAACGAAGACTGACCGCCCGGTTCACGCCTGCCCGGTGACCTGCTCCACGGTGTCGGCCTCGGCGGCGGACTTGTCGGGTCGGTGGCGTACGACCCGGGCGAAGCGGAGGGTGACGCCCGCCGGGTAGCGGGTGGAGCGCTGAAGGCCGTCGTAGGCGATCTCGACGACGAGTTCAGGGCGTACGCGTACGGTGAAGCCGTCGTCGTCCACGGCCAGTTCGCCCAGCTTCTCGGTCTGCCAGCGCAGCATCTCGTCGGTGAGGCCCTTGAACGTCTTGCCGAGCATCACGAACGTGCCGTCGGCGGCGCGGGCGCCGAGGTGGAGGTTGGAGAGCAGTCCGGTCCGACGGCCGTGGCCCCACTCCGCGGCGAGGACGACGAGGTCGAGGGTGTGCACGGGTTTGACCTTGAGCCAGGTGCGGCCGCGTCGGCCCGCCACATAGGGCGCGTCCAGCGCCTTGACCAGGACGCCTTCGTGCCCACGGGCCAGGGTGTCGGTGAAGAACCGCTCCGCCGCCTCCACCTGGGCGGCGGAGCCGGGGTCGTCGACGACGAAGCGCCGCACCCGCAGAGGCTCGGGAAGCAGCCGGGCCAGAACGGCATGACGTTCCTGGCCGGGGTGATCGATGAGAGCCTCGCCGTCCACCGCGAGGACGTCGAAGTAGACGGGTGAGAGCGGCAGCGTGGCGCTGGCCGTCTCGACGTCGACGCGTGAGCCGACCCGCGAGGCGATGTCCTGGAACGCCATCGGCCTCCGGGTGGCCGGGTCGAGGGCGATGACCTCGCCGTCCAGGATGAACGACTCAGCCGCCACCTCCCGGGCGCGGGCGGCGACTTCGGGCAGCCGTCCGGTGATGTCGTCCAGGGAACGGGTGAACACCCGGACCTGGTCGCCGTGACGGTGCACCTGGATCCGGACGCCGTCGAGCTTCTCCTCGACGACGCAGGGGCCGAGGCCGGCGACGGCCTCGGTGACCGAGCCGGCGGTGTGGGCGAGCATGGGCAGGACGGGGGTGCCGACCCGCAGGGCGAAGGTGTCCAGGGCGGCCGGGCCGTCCGCGAGCACGGCCTGGGCGACGCGGGGCAGGGACCCTTCGAGCATCACGGCGCGCCGGAGCTCGGCGGAGGGGACGGTGGCTGCGCGCGCGACGCCCTCCAGCGCGATGGCGTCCAGGGCGCCCTGGCGCACGTCACCCGAGAGCAGCCGAAGCAGGAACTCCTGCTCCGGCCGGGTGGCGCCGGCCATGAGCTCGTGGACGAGCCGGGCCCGCTCCGCCTGCGAACCGGCGCCGGACACGGCCGCGAGTGCGGTCATGGCGGCATCGGCGCCGGCGAGCGTGAGGGTCGGGTGCTCGGCGGGTGGCACGGCCGGCGGGATCACGTTCTTGAGCACGCTCCAGCCGACACCGATCCGCCCCTGCGGCAGTCGGCCGGAGAGATACGCGATCACCAGCGGGCTCTCCTCGGGCGCGGCCTCCGCGAACAGCTCGGCCAGCACGGCGATCTTCCGTGAGCGGGCGGAGGTGGCGGCGACCTGCTGGGAAGCGTCCGCGACTCGGGCCAGAAGCATGGGCCCATCCTCCCCCGCGCCCACGGCAACCCGCCATCGGGCACAGTGCGACGCATGGCGACAGACGCTCCCCCCGCGCCTGTCCGGTGCGGCGATCAGAGCGACGAAATCCAGCCGTTCGTCCACCGACCCCACACCGGCACCGCGGCGACGACGTGAAGATCATCTGGATTTCGAGGTGAGCGCGTCCCTCCCCCGGCTTCCGTGATAGAACCGAAAGATCATCCCGATGAGAGTGGAGAGGGCGCTGCACACATGAGCCTGTCGAGTCACTTAACTTCCCTGCCGCGCGACACGAAGGTCCTGTTCATCGGACTGCATCCGAGTGCGGTCGACTACAGCCAGCTGCCCGACGATCTCGACGAGGCGGTGCTCGCGGACCGGATCGCGGCCGGGAACGAGGCGGCGCGCGAGGCGGGGGTCGACGGTGTCCTCTGCCTGATCGACGACACCTCCCTGGACCGCGCCGAGGCGACCGTCCGGCAGCATCTCCAGGAACACGCGTTCGGCTTGGTGATGCTCGGTGGTGGACTCCGCATGCTCCCGGAATACACGCTCCTGTTCGAGCGCCTGGTCAACGCCCTCACCGAGGCGGCCCCCGGCATCCGGCTGTGCTTCAGCACGACGCCGGAGAACACGGTGGACGCGCTGAGGCGCTGGATCCCAGCGTAAGCACGCGACGGAGCAACCGTCCGCGACCAGATCGCGCCGCGCTTCCCGACCAGTCACCGCGTTGCCTCATGTAACGCGCCAGGACGGCAAGTTGCCGAGAGCCAGAGCTCGCGGATACCGCCCTGGAACGCGGAGGACCGATGCGTCACGACCGCCGACCCGGCGGGACCAGGCGGTCAGAGGGCTGGCAGCGAAGCAGTGTGCCGCTGTCCCGGGTGAGGTGGCTGCTCAGCATCCGGCCTTCGGTTTCCGTGCCTTCGATGCGGGCGTAGATCCAGGGAATGGATCGCGCCGGTGAGAGTTCTGAGCGCGCCCGCGCTACCCACCTTGAGTACGTGGACCTCGACTCGGGCCACTGGCCGATGGCCACCCTCCCCCGCGAACTCGGCCGCGTCCTGGCAAAGGCCGGGCCCTAGCCCGG contains:
- a CDS encoding peroxiredoxin — protein: MNVGDIVEDFTLPDETGAPRSLVDLLADGPVVLFFYPAALTAGCTAEACHFRDLAGEFRAAGARPVGISSDVVERQQEFAERHSLGYPLLSDPEGAIRDRFGVTRGFSLAPTKRVTFVIDEDRRILEVVRSELRMSAHADRALAALKTRTA
- a CDS encoding SHOCT domain-containing protein produces the protein MDDYPLLNVFWTMLWFFIWIMWLFLLFKVITDIFRDHDMNGWAKAGWLILCILVPYLGVLIYVIARGKSMSERDVKQARESEAAFQSYIRKTAGTASGGSHADELARLAELKEKGAITNEEFEKAKAKVLS
- a CDS encoding Rrf2 family transcriptional regulator; the protein is MRLTKFTDLALRAVMRLAVPGAPGQDPSATTREVAEVMAVPYAHMAKVVTRLQHLGVVEARRGRGGGLALTETGRRASVGWLVRMLEGEEEVVACEGDTPCPLRAACRLRGALREAQEAFYRTLDPLTVADLVESPTGPVLVSLSARHTD
- a CDS encoding globin domain-containing protein; this translates as MLSEQAVPIVRATLPVVGASLGDITDRFYAGMFAARPELLRDLFNRGNQASGDQRRALAGSIAGFAGALLDSPDTRPDVMLSRIAHKHASLGVTSEQYKVVHEHLFAAIVEVLGETVTPEVARAWDEVYWLMANALIALEARLYEETGAAEGGVRRPMEIVERHRETADTVSFALRHSDGRPTEPFRPGQYVSVRVELPDGARQIRQYSLSAAPGLPHWRITVKRVKGDPAGEVSTWLHAHARVGDTVEVSAPFGDLVLPEGDGPLLLASAGIGSTPMLAMLGHLAATGSHRDVTVVHADRSPADHAHREELRTLVDALPQGSLHLWYEEPGDATDARPGGADVTTLDVPPDVTAYLCGPLPFMRQVRGDLLSGGVAAAAVHYEVFGPDLWLGA
- a CDS encoding peptidase inhibitor family I36 protein, encoding MKRIPTTTAAALLALAGGLALTAPAQAAECPSGEFCVWQEADFGGQRANWSGDDGWWESWIADTDSSWANHGISGPGIKDHVKVYESAHQGGSMTICLAPGQEVGYNGAANDRGDSHTWAMSC
- a CDS encoding polysaccharide deacetylase family protein translates to MFRTKPGKRRGPAVALLAAASLMLGLSGCGVDPITPGDARGEAAGSDDKPGAGGAVDCAKVKCIALTFDAGPGKDTPHLLDVLKEKQVPATFFLLGKKHVDRYPEVVKRIADEGHEVANHTWTHRVLTDLDADEVRDELSRTQGAIEKITGRRPTLMRPPQGRTDGTVSDVSRELGLAQILWSATAKDYSTTDSALIRQRILDRAEGDGIILLHDIYDGTVPAVPGIIDELKKRGFTFVTVPQLLAPGKAEPGEVYRP
- a CDS encoding DUF6328 family protein, with the protein product MSSQPGRDQTEDGGLSRGRHETKDERADRRWGELMQEIRVAQTGVQILFGFLLTVVFTTRFPELPATDRTIYIVTVSLGAAATGALIGPVSFHRLVAGRRIKPHAVVWASRLTFIGLLLLLATLASALLLILRVATEDSYVPWLVGGLVAWYLICWYVLPLWVRRRYTNVKGNSENED
- a CDS encoding ATP-dependent DNA ligase, which codes for MLLARVADASQQVAATSARSRKIAVLAELFAEAAPEESPLVIAYLSGRLPQGRIGVGWSVLKNVIPPAVPPAEHPTLTLAGADAAMTALAAVSGAGSQAERARLVHELMAGATRPEQEFLLRLLSGDVRQGALDAIALEGVARAATVPSAELRRAVMLEGSLPRVAQAVLADGPAALDTFALRVGTPVLPMLAHTAGSVTEAVAGLGPCVVEEKLDGVRIQVHRHGDQVRVFTRSLDDITGRLPEVAARAREVAAESFILDGEVIALDPATRRPMAFQDIASRVGSRVDVETASATLPLSPVYFDVLAVDGEALIDHPGQERHAVLARLLPEPLRVRRFVVDDPGSAAQVEAAERFFTDTLARGHEGVLVKALDAPYVAGRRGRTWLKVKPVHTLDLVVLAAEWGHGRRTGLLSNLHLGARAADGTFVMLGKTFKGLTDEMLRWQTEKLGELAVDDDGFTVRVRPELVVEIAYDGLQRSTRYPAGVTLRFARVVRHRPDKSAAEADTVEQVTGQA